In one window of Cytophagaceae bacterium ABcell3 DNA:
- a CDS encoding LytTR family DNA-binding domain-containing protein produces MDCLIIDDEEMSRNIVKHFVEQTDALNLVGVCSNAIEAGNILSKGKVDLIFLDVEMPEMSGYDLIQSLSTSPEIILITAKKDHAAEAFDYDVTDYLVKPITYPRFLKAINKALKKNKEAFGNNDLKDLYVRSDAKIVKINLADVLYIEALADYIMIITSTGKHIVHSTMKGFQSRLPEEKFARVHRSYIVNLDKIETIENLNVVIQKKYIPIGAFYKESFMKRLNML; encoded by the coding sequence ATGGATTGTCTTATAATTGATGACGAGGAAATGTCACGGAATATAGTTAAGCACTTTGTTGAGCAGACAGATGCGCTTAATCTTGTTGGAGTATGTTCTAATGCGATAGAAGCTGGAAATATACTTTCCAAAGGAAAAGTAGACCTTATTTTTCTGGATGTTGAAATGCCAGAAATGTCAGGCTATGACCTAATTCAGTCGCTTTCAACTTCTCCGGAAATCATTTTAATTACTGCCAAGAAAGATCATGCAGCGGAAGCGTTTGATTATGATGTAACAGATTATTTGGTTAAGCCTATTACATACCCGCGTTTCTTAAAAGCGATCAACAAAGCGCTTAAAAAGAACAAAGAAGCTTTTGGTAACAATGACCTGAAGGATCTTTATGTGCGCTCGGATGCTAAGATCGTTAAGATCAACCTTGCTGACGTGCTATATATTGAAGCCCTTGCAGATTACATTATGATCATTACTTCTACAGGTAAGCATATCGTTCACTCTACCATGAAAGGTTTCCAGAGCAGGCTTCCTGAAGAGAAATTTGCACGTGTGCATAGATCTTATATTGTAAACTTGGATAAGATAGAAACTATTGAAAACCTGAATGTGGTTATTCAAAAGAAGTATATCCCAATAGGTGCTTTCTATAAAGAATCGTTTATGAAGCGTCTTAATATGCTTTAA
- a CDS encoding polyprenol monophosphomannose synthase, translating into MKKTLVIIPTYNEKENIEKMVRKIFSLPLPFHLLIIDDNSPDGTANIIENLQKEFPERLHLEKRAGKLGLGTAYIHGFNYALQRDYEYVCEMDADFSHNPEDLIKLYNTCEETGIDLAIGSRYVNGITVINWPIGRVLMSYFASTYVRFITGMPIQDTTAGFKCYHRKVLETLDFDRIQFQGYAFQIQMKFETWKFGFKIKEVPIIFTDREHGTSKMSGNIFREAIFGVLGMKLKSFFRHYNRPNL; encoded by the coding sequence GTGAAAAAGACATTAGTAATCATACCGACCTATAATGAAAAGGAAAATATTGAAAAAATGGTCAGGAAAATATTTTCCTTGCCACTGCCTTTCCATCTTTTGATTATTGATGACAATTCACCAGACGGTACAGCAAATATTATAGAAAACCTTCAGAAAGAATTCCCTGAACGGCTACATCTGGAGAAAAGAGCTGGGAAACTGGGGCTAGGGACAGCTTACATACATGGCTTTAACTATGCACTGCAAAGAGATTATGAGTATGTATGTGAAATGGATGCTGATTTTAGCCACAACCCAGAAGACTTAATCAAACTCTATAATACCTGCGAAGAAACTGGAATCGATCTGGCTATTGGCTCCAGGTATGTCAATGGGATAACTGTAATAAACTGGCCTATAGGCAGGGTACTTATGTCATATTTTGCCAGTACCTATGTTCGCTTTATAACCGGCATGCCCATACAAGACACTACTGCGGGGTTTAAGTGCTACCATAGAAAGGTCTTGGAAACTTTAGACTTTGACAGAATACAATTCCAAGGCTATGCTTTTCAAATCCAAATGAAATTTGAAACATGGAAATTTGGCTTTAAAATAAAAGAAGTCCCAATAATATTTACCGACAGAGAACATGGCACTTCCAAAATGTCTGGAAACATATTTAGAGAAGCTATTTTTGGCGTGTTAGGCATGAAATTAAAAAGCTTTTTCAGGCACTATAATAGACCTAACCTTTAG
- a CDS encoding phosphatase PAP2 family protein, with protein sequence MLEILKEIDVQILFFINSLHHPIMDEIMIFFTKRFTWIPFYAFLVFLIIRKEKFNSWLPLVFITLIIIMADQFASGLMKPLTERLRPCHNASLQDMLHLPYGCGGRYGFFSSHAANTFAVAAFLTGFFRKKVFYLMFVWAAAVSLSRVYLGVHYPSDITAGALSGTLIGYIMVMLYFYCKNKLQKQSVIKAY encoded by the coding sequence ATGCTTGAAATACTAAAAGAAATCGATGTTCAGATACTGTTTTTCATAAACAGTTTACACCATCCAATAATGGATGAGATTATGATATTTTTTACCAAAAGATTTACGTGGATACCGTTCTACGCATTTTTAGTATTTCTCATCATTAGGAAAGAAAAATTTAACAGTTGGTTGCCACTGGTGTTTATAACTTTAATAATCATTATGGCAGACCAATTTGCTTCGGGCTTAATGAAACCTTTAACAGAACGTTTGCGCCCATGCCACAATGCATCCCTTCAGGACATGCTTCACCTACCGTACGGATGTGGGGGGAGATATGGATTCTTTTCTTCCCACGCAGCAAACACTTTTGCAGTAGCAGCCTTTTTAACAGGCTTTTTTAGAAAGAAGGTGTTTTATTTAATGTTTGTGTGGGCAGCCGCAGTTTCTCTGAGTAGAGTTTATTTGGGCGTTCATTATCCATCAGATATAACCGCAGGTGCCCTTTCGGGCACCCTTATCGGATATATCATGGTAATGCTATATTTTTACTGTAAAAATAAACTACAAAAGCAGTCTGTTATTAAAGCATATTAA
- a CDS encoding BamA/TamA family outer membrane protein, which translates to MKVIYNIFLYVACIVLICSCRVSKHLGEGEYLAYKQQIEGNSEVPRHQLANLYRQETNRRVLGTLPNLSMYYFGKSFYSAQHFKNKIASTEERFNKKLQDPDISEGREHRLNLRKEKRLEKYKTRLEEGNWIMRNLGEPPAIFDSVLVNETARQMTFFLHSKGHLHGHVKPKIDTSGRRVSITYQVVEKRPFKISKVNYVIGTKSIDTLVRENQHRSLIKVGENYNEQAISGERERLNRLMKNNGYYDFTRQFIHFEVDTSINAYETEIDVIIQNPRGQEHKKYTISNVYYNTDISTPPDMKDTIVHEGVHYIYNNKNFSKRILNNKLQIHAGDVFSQEKIQQTQRQLAMLDNYRFININFEKDRDTTTLTAFINTSPLKRFQLTDEVGVNVVTQAFIPGPFGNVSFRQRNVFGGFEILEFNVRGSIDGQASVLDPTNILRTLEYGGNVSLSFPEIYFPTKIRHRFHPYSPRTRFLTGYTMTDRPEFTRGNLKASMTYDWFPSINRSWSIAIADLNIINTIRQDDDFIRYLEDLEAQGNPLHVAFRRAFVSSMHASYVFNNQQMGENKKSRFIRLFAESGGTLTNFYNQFTPTEDGILGLQSYRFLKGSADFRYNFPIRSKSSFAMRFHGGMAGAYSEEGVLPYEKFFFGGGSNSVRAWHPRRLGPGSFADRDGDGVRRFTFEQPAEIIFETSFEYRFNMIGFLDGAVFIDAGNTWMIKEDETRPGSGFNPSEIAVGTGFGLRFNFSFLIARLDLGIKAWDPAEAGTDRFVLKQLVQSPPLGRRDQIVLNIGIGYPF; encoded by the coding sequence TTGAAGGTAATATATAATATTTTTCTTTATGTTGCTTGTATTGTTTTGATCTGCTCCTGCCGGGTAAGCAAACATCTAGGTGAGGGAGAATACCTTGCATACAAACAACAAATAGAAGGAAATTCAGAGGTTCCTCGACATCAACTTGCGAACCTTTACAGGCAAGAAACCAACCGGAGGGTACTCGGCACCCTTCCCAACCTTAGTATGTACTATTTTGGGAAGTCATTTTATAGCGCCCAACATTTTAAAAACAAAATTGCTTCTACCGAAGAGCGGTTTAACAAAAAACTACAAGATCCAGATATCAGCGAAGGTAGAGAACACCGTCTAAACCTAAGAAAAGAAAAAAGGTTAGAAAAATACAAGACACGGCTGGAAGAAGGCAACTGGATTATGCGTAACCTAGGTGAACCTCCTGCCATTTTCGACTCTGTACTTGTTAACGAAACTGCCAGACAAATGACCTTTTTCCTGCATTCAAAGGGACACCTGCATGGCCATGTCAAACCTAAGATTGACACCTCGGGAAGACGCGTAAGCATTACCTATCAAGTAGTAGAAAAAAGGCCTTTTAAAATTTCAAAAGTAAATTATGTCATAGGGACAAAATCTATAGACACACTGGTCAGAGAAAACCAACACAGGTCTTTAATAAAAGTTGGAGAAAACTATAACGAACAAGCCATTTCTGGGGAGCGCGAACGCCTGAACCGCCTCATGAAGAACAATGGCTATTATGATTTCACCAGGCAGTTCATACATTTTGAAGTAGACACCTCTATTAATGCTTATGAAACTGAAATTGATGTTATCATTCAAAACCCTAGAGGTCAAGAGCATAAAAAGTATACTATTAGCAATGTTTATTACAATACAGATATAAGCACCCCCCCCGACATGAAAGATACTATAGTTCATGAAGGTGTACATTATATCTATAACAATAAGAACTTCTCAAAAAGGATACTGAACAATAAGTTGCAGATTCATGCGGGAGACGTGTTTTCTCAAGAAAAAATTCAGCAGACCCAAAGACAGTTGGCAATGCTGGACAACTATCGATTCATTAATATCAACTTTGAAAAAGACAGGGATACCACCACGTTGACCGCCTTTATCAATACAAGTCCGCTGAAACGTTTTCAGCTAACAGACGAAGTTGGGGTAAATGTAGTAACACAGGCATTTATACCAGGGCCTTTCGGAAATGTCAGTTTTAGGCAAAGAAATGTTTTTGGGGGCTTTGAAATACTAGAATTTAATGTTCGCGGTTCAATAGATGGGCAAGCGAGTGTTTTGGACCCAACCAACATTCTCAGAACTTTGGAGTACGGCGGAAACGTTTCTTTAAGTTTTCCAGAGATATACTTTCCGACAAAGATCCGGCACAGGTTTCACCCATATAGCCCAAGAACAAGGTTTTTGACCGGTTATACCATGACCGACAGGCCTGAGTTTACCAGAGGAAATCTTAAAGCCTCTATGACCTATGATTGGTTTCCTAGCATCAACAGAAGCTGGTCGATAGCCATAGCAGACCTTAACATTATCAACACCATCAGGCAAGATGATGACTTTATAAGATATCTTGAAGACTTAGAAGCACAAGGCAACCCATTGCATGTAGCTTTCAGACGAGCTTTTGTTTCCTCTATGCACGCTTCTTATGTTTTCAATAACCAGCAGATGGGAGAAAACAAAAAGTCTAGGTTTATAAGGTTATTCGCTGAATCCGGAGGTACCCTAACCAATTTTTATAACCAGTTTACACCTACCGAAGATGGAATATTAGGCTTGCAGTCTTATAGGTTTTTAAAAGGAAGCGCTGATTTCCGTTACAATTTTCCAATAAGAAGCAAAAGTTCCTTTGCAATGCGCTTCCATGGTGGAATGGCAGGAGCCTATAGCGAAGAAGGTGTGCTGCCTTATGAAAAGTTCTTCTTTGGAGGAGGTAGTAACAGTGTAAGAGCATGGCACCCCAGACGTTTAGGACCTGGTTCATTTGCTGACAGAGACGGCGATGGTGTCCGTAGGTTCACGTTCGAGCAGCCAGCAGAAATTATTTTCGAGACAAGTTTTGAATACCGTTTCAATATGATCGGCTTTCTTGACGGTGCTGTTTTCATAGACGCAGGTAATACCTGGATGATAAAAGAAGATGAAACAAGGCCTGGTTCAGGGTTTAACCCAAGTGAAATAGCCGTAGGTACAGGCTTTGGTTTACGATTCAACTTTAGCTTCCTGATCGCTAGGCTAGATTTAGGTATCAAAGCTTGGGATCCGGCTGAAGCAGGAACAGACCGCTTTGTCTTAAAACAACTTGTACAATCGCCACCACTTGGAAGAAGAGACCAGATCGTTTTGAACATTGGTATCGGATACCCTTTCTAA
- a CDS encoding arginine decarboxylase, which translates to MDRYIDLIEQTFFFPTDEFKVHDSELHFNGVPLMDIVKKYGTPLKLTYLPKISSQIQKAKKLFNEAIKNNNYNGSYTYCYCTKSSHFQFVMEEALKNDIHIETSSTYDIEIVKNLYQTGLITKDTYIICNGFKRPQYTDNISEIVNEGFNCIPILDNLSEIDIYDKQINKPCNLGIRIAADEEPKFEFYTSRLGVRYGDIISLYNEKIKENPKFSLKMLHFFINTGIKDSTYYWSELSRFVHKYCELKKICPELDSIDIGGGWPIKTSIHFDYNYAYMADQIVKTIQRICNEQGVDTPNLFTEFGSYTVGESGAAIYSILGSKLQNDKELWYMIDSSFITTLPDTWGLSQKYILLAVNNWNKPYNKIKLGGVTCDSMDYYNSEAHTSEVFLPKATPEKEQIIGFFHTGAYQESLGGYGGIQHCLIPAPKHVLINRDENGDIVTELFAPEQDQESMMKILGYKKQ; encoded by the coding sequence ATGGATAGGTATATAGACCTAATAGAACAAACATTCTTTTTTCCTACAGATGAATTTAAAGTTCATGACTCAGAACTCCATTTTAATGGGGTCCCGCTCATGGATATTGTAAAAAAGTACGGAACACCATTAAAATTGACATACCTTCCGAAAATAAGCAGTCAGATCCAGAAAGCTAAAAAACTTTTTAATGAGGCCATTAAGAACAACAACTATAATGGTTCATATACTTATTGCTATTGCACAAAATCTTCCCACTTTCAATTTGTTATGGAAGAGGCCCTAAAAAATGACATTCATATAGAAACATCCTCTACCTATGACATAGAAATTGTAAAAAATCTATATCAAACAGGCCTAATAACCAAAGACACCTATATCATTTGCAATGGTTTTAAGCGCCCCCAATATACAGACAACATTTCTGAAATTGTAAACGAGGGCTTCAATTGCATCCCGATCTTGGACAATCTTTCCGAAATTGACATTTATGACAAACAAATTAACAAACCTTGCAACCTGGGCATACGAATAGCCGCAGACGAAGAGCCAAAATTCGAGTTTTATACCTCAAGGTTAGGTGTAAGGTACGGTGATATTATAAGCTTGTACAACGAGAAAATTAAGGAGAACCCAAAATTCTCTTTAAAAATGCTCCATTTCTTTATAAATACCGGCATTAAAGATTCTACCTATTATTGGAGTGAACTGAGCAGGTTTGTCCACAAATATTGTGAACTTAAAAAAATATGCCCTGAACTAGACTCAATAGACATTGGAGGAGGCTGGCCTATTAAAACATCCATACATTTTGATTATAACTACGCTTATATGGCAGACCAGATTGTAAAGACCATACAGCGAATTTGCAATGAACAAGGCGTGGACACACCAAACTTGTTTACAGAGTTTGGAAGCTATACTGTGGGTGAAAGTGGTGCGGCAATTTATTCTATCTTGGGAAGCAAATTACAAAATGACAAAGAGCTTTGGTATATGATCGACAGTTCATTTATCACCACGCTACCGGACACTTGGGGGCTGAGCCAAAAATATATTCTTTTGGCGGTAAACAATTGGAACAAACCTTATAACAAAATAAAGCTTGGTGGTGTAACTTGCGATAGTATGGATTATTACAATTCAGAAGCACATACTTCTGAGGTATTTTTGCCAAAAGCAACTCCAGAAAAAGAGCAAATTATTGGGTTCTTTCATACAGGCGCCTATCAAGAATCCCTAGGAGGCTATGGCGGGATACAGCACTGTCTGATACCTGCCCCTAAACATGTCCTAATCAACAGAGACGAAAACGGGGACATTGTAACTGAGCTTTTTGCCCCGGAACAAGACCAGGAGTCAATGATGAAAATTTTGGGATATAAAAAGCAATAG
- the hemG gene encoding protoporphyrinogen oxidase gives MTIIIGAGISGLALAWYMQKADKPYILLEAEDNPGGYIRTKQQNGYILELGPNSLICDEHTLSFLKETGLYEEIVPANEVSKSRFIYKNGKYQKLPDNPISLLSSSFFSMSSKMSILGEFFKKPNIDPNESVATFFRRRFSQEVVEYAVKPFIAGIYSGDAEDLLISETFPTLHQMEKDHGSILKGFIKNKTGRKQSITFRKGMQMLTDKVASQLKGLRCNAKAEAIYKEGQGYKVCWDEKGNKEDATCKNVVLALPAMHASQLFRFNSPLPDVLKKIDYVPVTVVHSVYEKASVQSDLNGFGALHPQKENLFTSGTIWSSSLFAERCPKDKVLLTSFIRQCTDKEKEKEVLQKVHKELSNNLLINKEPIFKNIKVWEKAIPQYNINYKNARYEIEKAAGENMFIATNWYKGVSIPDCIKKAADLAGNL, from the coding sequence ATGACTATTATCATTGGAGCGGGCATTTCCGGCTTGGCTTTGGCCTGGTACATGCAAAAAGCAGATAAGCCATATATACTACTCGAAGCAGAAGATAACCCTGGTGGTTATATTCGAACAAAACAGCAAAATGGTTACATCCTAGAGTTAGGCCCTAACTCTCTTATATGCGATGAGCATACGCTGAGCTTTCTGAAAGAAACAGGCCTGTATGAGGAAATAGTTCCTGCTAATGAGGTGAGCAAAAGCCGTTTTATATATAAAAATGGCAAATATCAAAAGCTACCAGACAACCCAATATCACTACTTTCGAGCTCCTTTTTCAGCATGTCTAGCAAAATGTCAATACTGGGTGAATTTTTTAAAAAGCCCAACATTGACCCCAATGAAAGTGTAGCAACTTTTTTCAGGCGCCGTTTTTCACAGGAAGTGGTAGAGTATGCGGTTAAGCCGTTTATTGCAGGCATTTACTCAGGCGACGCGGAAGACTTACTGATCAGCGAAACGTTCCCTACGTTACATCAAATGGAAAAAGACCACGGTTCTATATTGAAAGGGTTTATTAAAAATAAGACTGGACGCAAGCAGTCCATAACCTTCCGCAAAGGCATGCAAATGCTTACCGACAAGGTCGCATCTCAACTTAAAGGCTTAAGGTGTAATGCCAAAGCAGAAGCCATATACAAAGAAGGCCAAGGCTATAAAGTGTGCTGGGATGAAAAAGGAAACAAAGAAGACGCAACCTGTAAAAATGTGGTACTGGCACTTCCAGCCATGCATGCTTCCCAATTATTTAGGTTTAACTCTCCACTACCCGATGTACTGAAAAAAATTGACTATGTGCCAGTAACAGTTGTTCATTCAGTATATGAAAAAGCATCAGTACAGTCCGATTTGAACGGTTTTGGAGCCCTTCACCCTCAAAAAGAAAATTTATTTACAAGTGGTACCATTTGGAGCAGCTCTTTATTTGCAGAAAGATGTCCCAAAGACAAAGTGTTGCTTACTTCTTTCATAAGACAATGTACCGATAAGGAAAAAGAAAAAGAAGTATTACAAAAAGTACATAAAGAACTGTCAAACAACTTGCTAATTAACAAAGAACCTATTTTTAAAAACATAAAAGTTTGGGAAAAAGCAATTCCTCAATACAACATAAATTATAAAAACGCCCGTTATGAAATAGAAAAAGCCGCTGGTGAAAATATGTTTATAGCAACCAATTGGTACAAGGGTGTATCCATACCAGATTGCATAAAAAAAGCAGCAGATTTAGCTGGTAATTTGTAA
- the hemF gene encoding oxygen-dependent coproporphyrinogen oxidase → MKKEDCASWFRQLQEEICQALEQADGKGKFKEDTWERDGGGGGFSRVITNGKVIEKGGVNFSAVHGKMPEKILNALKVEASDFYATGISIVLHPVNPHVPIIHMNTRYFEMSNGTRWFGGGIDLTPHYINREDASYFHRKLKNVCDQYDPNYYSKYKKWADDYFYIPHRNETRGIGGIFFDRLTSNDNNELGKIFNFVKDTGKTFAPVYTELMNRHKEKSFTEQEKTWQLLRRGRYVEFNLVYDKGTKFGLDTNGRTESILMSLPPLVSWEYNHQPEKDSPEEKTLLLLKKGIDWA, encoded by the coding sequence ATGAAAAAAGAAGATTGCGCCTCTTGGTTTAGACAGTTACAAGAAGAGATATGTCAAGCATTAGAACAAGCCGACGGTAAAGGTAAGTTTAAAGAAGACACTTGGGAAAGAGATGGTGGAGGAGGCGGATTTTCGCGCGTCATCACCAATGGCAAAGTAATTGAAAAAGGGGGAGTCAACTTTTCGGCAGTACACGGAAAAATGCCTGAAAAAATACTCAATGCATTAAAAGTAGAGGCTTCTGACTTTTATGCTACAGGTATTTCCATTGTCCTGCACCCCGTTAACCCGCATGTGCCAATTATTCACATGAACACCCGTTACTTTGAAATGAGCAATGGCACCCGTTGGTTTGGTGGAGGAATAGACCTTACCCCCCACTATATAAACAGGGAGGATGCTTCCTACTTTCACAGAAAGTTAAAAAATGTTTGCGATCAATATGATCCAAACTATTACAGTAAATATAAAAAATGGGCTGACGATTACTTTTACATCCCGCACAGAAATGAAACAAGGGGTATAGGGGGAATATTTTTTGACAGGCTTACATCCAATGATAATAATGAGCTAGGGAAAATATTTAATTTTGTAAAAGATACAGGAAAGACTTTTGCGCCAGTTTATACAGAATTAATGAACAGGCATAAAGAAAAAAGCTTTACAGAACAGGAAAAAACATGGCAGCTCTTACGCCGAGGAAGGTATGTAGAGTTTAACTTAGTCTACGACAAAGGGACAAAGTTTGGCCTTGACACCAATGGGCGGACAGAGTCTATTCTTATGAGCTTACCACCTTTAGTTTCGTGGGAATACAACCATCAGCCAGAAAAAGACAGTCCAGAAGAAAAAACACTTTTACTGCTTAAAAAAGGAATAGATTGGGCCTAA
- a CDS encoding HAD-IIIA family hydrolase, which produces MNKCIFLDRDGVINKDYVDYTYTVERFEILDGVIEALNCFKASGYRLVVITNQSGIVKGIYGHDDVKKCHEYFQRECGHLIDAFYYSPWHQNYTNSLSRKPGTLMFERAAAKFDIDMDRSWMIGDRERDLIPARKLGLQTILLEDEVNEGICSYADYVKDNLLDAAKFVLLKDAEIRKEVKV; this is translated from the coding sequence ATGAATAAATGTATTTTTCTTGATCGGGACGGTGTCATTAATAAAGATTATGTAGATTATACCTATACTGTTGAGCGGTTCGAAATTCTCGATGGTGTGATAGAAGCGCTAAACTGCTTTAAGGCTAGTGGATATCGTTTGGTGGTGATTACTAATCAATCTGGTATAGTCAAAGGCATATATGGTCACGATGATGTCAAGAAATGCCATGAATATTTTCAGCGGGAATGTGGCCACTTAATTGATGCTTTTTATTATTCTCCGTGGCACCAAAATTATACCAATTCACTATCTCGTAAACCAGGTACCCTTATGTTTGAAAGGGCGGCCGCAAAGTTTGATATAGATATGGACAGGTCGTGGATGATTGGTGACAGAGAACGTGATCTGATTCCTGCCCGTAAACTGGGACTACAGACTATTTTGTTAGAAGATGAAGTGAATGAAGGAATTTGTTCTTATGCAGATTACGTGAAAGATAACTTACTCGATGCTGCCAAGTTTGTTTTGTTAAAAGATGCAGAAATAAGAAAGGAAGTAAAGGTTTAA
- a CDS encoding RNA methyltransferase → MIAKKHLKFIKSLQIKKFRRIYNQFLVEGAKNIAELLKSDFEISSLFLTKEFEQLCAGELKHRNMPVNIVSEEDLQRAGSFSSNNAGIAIVHMKSQKSLAPHENEYLLMLDEVKDPGNLGTIIRIADWYGIKKVLCSENTAELYNPKVISSTMGSFTRVNVWYGDLVKYLKEHPDLPVYGAMLGGENIYSVDFSSKGILVMGSESAGISDELKKHITTEIAIPGRGGAESLNVGVATGIICDNIARSLHSKG, encoded by the coding sequence ATGATTGCCAAAAAACACCTAAAATTCATCAAATCTTTACAAATAAAAAAGTTCAGACGCATTTATAATCAGTTCCTGGTAGAAGGAGCTAAAAATATTGCTGAACTTCTTAAATCAGATTTTGAGATTTCTTCTTTATTCCTCACCAAAGAATTTGAACAGTTATGTGCCGGTGAGTTAAAACACAGAAACATGCCTGTCAATATTGTTTCAGAGGAAGACCTTCAAAGAGCTGGGTCGTTTTCCTCTAATAACGCAGGAATAGCTATTGTACATATGAAAAGCCAAAAAAGTTTGGCTCCTCACGAAAATGAGTATTTATTGATGTTAGACGAGGTGAAAGATCCTGGAAACCTTGGTACAATTATCCGAATTGCTGACTGGTATGGCATCAAAAAAGTGCTTTGTTCTGAAAATACCGCAGAGCTTTACAACCCTAAAGTAATTTCGTCTACCATGGGTTCTTTTACAAGAGTCAATGTTTGGTATGGAGATCTAGTAAAGTACTTAAAAGAACATCCTGATTTGCCTGTATATGGGGCCATGTTAGGAGGGGAGAATATATATTCTGTTGACTTCTCCTCTAAGGGTATTTTGGTAATGGGCAGCGAGTCGGCAGGTATTAGCGACGAACTCAAAAAGCATATTACCACAGAAATTGCCATTCCTGGCAGGGGGGGAGCTGAATCGTTAAATGTAGGCGTTGCCACAGGAATTATTTGCGACAACATTGCCAGAAGCTTACACTCTAAAGGTTAG